CATCGGTGAGGCCGGCGTCGATTCGTGCGATCACCATTCCGGCTCGCGCGGTTGATCCCAGCGGCAGAAGGAAATTCACTGTGCCCCCGGTCTGTGCCGAGATGGTGGCGTCGTTGTTCGCTTCCACAGAGCCGGTGAGCTCGATCACATCGGTGAAGTCGGTCGGCTGGACGACCTGTGTTTCCACGCGCACCAGACGGCGCTGCGATGCCGTAACCGGTGCCGCATTCGCGTCGCCCGAGGGTTCATCGGGGGCGGAGCACGATGCCATCGCGATTGCTCCGACCAGGACGAAAAGAGTAGGTATCGGAAGTCGTTGGCTAGTCATCATTCTTCTTTGTCAGGGTTGCCGGTCCGGCAATGTTGAATGTCAGATCGGTATTTGTGGCGACAGGCCTTACTACGCCTGTAGCCGTCTCAAGCTGGCTCAGTGCGACGTTGAAATCGAACACGGCCTGCAGGTAGCTGAGGCGGCTCTGGTCGAGTAGCTCCGATGCCTCCCGTTCGTCGAGCGGACTGGCAACACCTTCTCGAAGTCGCGCGCTCGCGTACTCGTAATTCAGCTCCGCGCGCTCTACGTTCTTTTCCTGACTCAGGATGCGCAGTCGAGCCGTTCGAAGTCCTCGAAGTGCCGTCTCTACTTCCAGTTGGACGGCTTCCGCTAATTGCTGTTTGGCGATCTCAGCACGGTCCATTGCTATTGAGCGTTGTTGCACGCGCTGATGTCGCTGGAAGCCGTCGAAGATCGTCCACGAGAGCGTGAAGCCTACGCTGGCGGTCATGTCCCAGTATCTGTCGCTGAAGAAACCGTTCTCAAGACGCGTGAAGGAAAAGGGATCGTCGCTGTTCGACAGGGTGGAGGTGCGGTTGTCCGGCACGTTTCCGACGTAGCTGACATCTGCGAATGCATCCAGGAGCGGGAAGTAATCGGCCCTCGCCACCTTCCACTGGATCTTCTGAAGTTCGATGTTCAATTCGGACTGGGTGACGTCCGGGCGATTCCGAAGGGCGAGGTCGACGGCACCATCGAGAGCTGCGGTTCGAAGCATTGCGTCGTCAACGGGCTTGAGTTCAGTTGCAAGCCGGATGGACTGACCTACAGGAATTCCGAGCGTGAACTTCAGCTGGTCGAGGGCAGAGTCCGATGCACCGGATGTCTCGATGAGCTGAGTCTCAAGGTTGGCAAGTTCAAC
Above is a window of Rhodothermales bacterium DNA encoding:
- a CDS encoding efflux RND transporter periplasmic adaptor subunit: MMTSQRLPIPTLFVLVGAIAMASCSAPDEPSGDANAAPVTASQRRLVRVETQVVQPTDFTDVIELTGSVEANNDATISAQTGGTVNFLLPLGSTARAGMVIARIDAGLTD
- a CDS encoding TolC family protein, with the translated sequence MQPSPCSILPRRFGVIGIALVLTPLLLFWSPNPASGQSPEQGVASITLDEAIQIALVRNYLVRDARLDVANAQSLVREGWGQVFPQLSLNSTYTRNVKSANPFAGSDAGGLFQSLGFLDWLAFNERARTDTDPASLPITLEEFFVRQAAGLDAAGIEISNSDNPFAIPNQFRTGVSVTQKVFDIRTFWGVAGAQKYLKDLNEAGVQRQEHILIDTVRRQYYQALLASARKRVVSQSVERTRKTAEEASLRVARGVAPKFQRLSAEVELANLETQLIETSGASDSALDQLKFTLGIPVGQSIRLATELKPVDDAMLRTAALDGAVDLALRNRPDVTQSELNIELQKIQWKVARADYFPLLDAFADVSYVGNVPDNRTSTLSNSDDPFSFTRLENGFFSDRYWDMTASVGFTLSWTIFDGFQRHQRVQQRSIAMDRAEIAKQQLAEAVQLEVETALRGLRTARLRILSQEKNVERAELNYEYASARLREGVASPLDEREASELLDQSRLSYLQAVFDFNVALSQLETATGVVRPVATNTDLTFNIAGPATLTKKNDD